Sequence from the Fibrobacter sp. UWH4 genome:
AAATCTGCTGCATTTCGCGGCAGTTACCCACGAGTTCGCCGGGATTGTTCGAAAGCATATCGCGAAGCTTGCGGTTTTCTTCGAGCATGGCCTCGCGTTCATTGTGCAACTCGATGCATTCGTTCGCCGCATCGCCGGTGATGTTTGCGATAATTTCAAGGAGTGCCACGTCACGATCCAAGTCCGTAGAACCGTCTACCGGGCGGTCAATCGAAAGAGTCCCGATGACCTGGCCATCGTGAATCAGGGGCACGCAAATAAACGCCACCTGGGAATCATAATGGCGGCTACCCGTGCGGTTCAAGAAGCGGGAATCCTTGCGCAGGTCCGGAATCACATGGCTAATACCGCGTTCTGCGACATGGCCCGTAATGCCTTCACCCATGCGGTAAGAGCCGCGCTGCTTTTCGGATTCGTCAAGCCCGCGGGAGGCTTCAATCTTCAAGGTATCACCAAACAGAAGCGCGAACGTTCCGCGCAACATGCCAAGTTCGGATTCCAGAATACCAAGGACGTTTTCCAGCAACTTTTCCACATTGCGCTCGTGAATGATCGCGACGCTGATCTTCTGGATGACAGAAATTTCGGAACCTATTGGGGACGGCATGGACATAAGATAGAAATAAGTAGCAGGTGGTTCAACGAGTTCAGAATTCAGAGTTCAGAATTCAGAGTTGTTATAATTCCGAAATCCGAAATCTGAAATCCGAAATATATTATAGTTTCTCCCTGATTCTCCTAAGGGCTTCGACGGTGCGTTCGTAGTCACCGAAGGCGGTCAGGCGGAAGTATCCTTCGCCGCAGGGGCCAAAGCCGCTGCCCGGGGTACCCACGACTTCGCAGGTGGCAAGCAAGCGGTCAAAGAAATCGAAGGATTTTTCGCCGTCCGCAATTTTCCACCAGATGTACGGGGCATGTTCGCCACCGAACACCGTGTAACCGGCGGCTGTCAGTTCCTTGCGGATTACGCCTGCGGTACGCATGTAACCGGCAATGACTTCTTTTGTCTGTAACCAGCCCACCGGCGAATAGATCGCCTCGGCGGCACGCTGCGTCACGTAGCTTACGCCGTTGAACTTGGTGCACTGTCTGCGGTTCCACATGGCGCGGAGTTTAGAAAGTTCGTGCGGAATCACCGTATAGGCGCAGCGCACGCCCGTAAAGCCGGCCGTCTTGCTGAAACTGCGGAATTCAATGGCGCACGTGCGCGCACCCGGAATTTCGAAAATGGAATGCGGCAAGGTTTCGTCCTGGATGTAGCAGTTGTAAGCGCCATCAAACAGAATCAGCGCACCATTTTCGTTGGCATAGTTCACGAACTTCTGCAAAGTTTCGCGGCTAAGGACCGTACCCGTGGGGTTGTTCGGGCTGCAAAGGTAAATCAGCTGCACCGGATCCTTGGGCAAATCCGGCTGGAAATTGTTTTCGGCAGTCGAAGCAAGGTAAGTCACCTTAGAAAAATGTCCGTCACTTTGCAACACGCCTGCACGGCCAGCCATTACGTTGGAGTCCAGATAGACCGGATAAACCGGGTCCGGAATGGCAATCTTTACATTTTCTGTAAAAAGCTCCTGGATGTTCGCCACATCGCACTTGGAACCATCGCTCACGAAGATGTCATCCGGGTCCATTTCGATGCCGCGGGCGGTGTATTCGCCACGAACGATCGCCTCGCGAACAAAATCGTAGCCCTGTTCGGGGCCGTAACCGCGGAAAGAATCCTTCACGGCCATTTCGTCCACGGCCTTGTGCATGGCCTTGATGACTTCCGGGATCAAGGGCGTGGTCACATCGCCAATACCCAGTCGAATGATGTCTGCATCGGGCTTTTTCGCCTGATATTCCTTGATTTTCTGGGCGATCGTCGAGAAAAGGTAGCTGCCAGGCAGCAAGTCGTAGTTAGTGTTGATGATTGATTCGTTCATAATAAGTGGTCAGTGGTTAGTAAACAGTGGTTAGTGGTAATGCAGGTTGAATTAGGAATTGAAATAATCGCGGCTTCGCCACTTAAGTAAATAATTCCGAACTCCGAATTCCGAATTGTCCTCATTGCTCACGCCTCAATCTCTCCTCTAAATACTTCTTCTGCGGGGCCGGTCATCAGGACGGGGCCACCTTCTTCGTGCTTGATGTGGAGAACACCGCCGTCGAGGATGAAGTCGGCTTCGACGCCCACGCGGCCCGTGCGCTGGGCCGCAACGAGGGTTGCGCAACTGCCGGTGCCGCAAGCCATGGTGACTCCGCAACCCCGTTCCCAAACCCGCATGCGGATTTGGGTGGGCGCCGCTCCCGCAGCGGGGATTACCTGGGCAAATTCAATGTTACAACGGTCGGGGAACTGTTTGTCCACTTCTAGAATGCTCCCCCACTTTTCCAGCTGAATTTTTTCGATGTCATCCACGAAAATCACCGCATGCGGATTCCCCATCGAGACCGTCTCGGCGGTAAAATCGAAACTATCGGCCGTAAGCTTAATCGAGCCCAAGAAGTTTCTCGGAAGTCCCATATCTACGCACACGCGACCATCGTCTAAAAGCGCAGGCTTCACCAGGCCACTCTTGGTATGCAGATTAAAAACCTTCGTGCTATCGTCTTTTGCAAGACCGCGGCTGCGGATATACTTTGCCACACAACGCGTCGCATTACCGCACATGGCCGCCTCGGAGCCATCGGCATTAAAGATGCGCATTTCAAAATCAACACCATTCGGTGCTGATTTCGCAGCAGGCCCCACGCTGGCACCGACGCCCGTATCGCCCAGCACCAGGCAACCGTCGTTATCCATCGGAGTTACAATCACCACTCCATCGGCACCGATACCGAAGCGGCGGTCGCAAAGCTTGACGACGCGATCTGTAAAGGCGGCGCCATATTCCGGCGTCTGCCCCGGTTCATACAACACGAAATCATTTCCCAATCCGGTCCATTTTGAAAAATTCAATGACATATACTACTCACTGTGTATTTTGTTCGCCCTCTATTTTATTCGCCCCCTCCATTTGCAAAAAATATGCCAACTTTACAAAAATTGTTAAATCAATTCAAAATCGCCATTTTCAGCACAAATGAGCTAATTTCAAAAATTTTCCAATTTACATTTATTGTAAAATCCACATCCTTATTTTACATATTTTGTAAAACATTTTATCATAGTATGTAAGACTCCGTTCCAGACACCCAGGGGGCATCGCGGAAGCTTCTCCCTCAATCACCCCCAGCCCTTTTTTCTAAATTACGCGCGTTATGGCAAGAATTAAAAGCGCACCGAATCTCGTCTGGATGGACCTCGAAATGTCGGGGCTCGAGCCGGAGAGGGACGTTATCCTCGAAATCGCGACTATCATCACAGACCCGAACCTGAACATATTGGCCGAAGGACCCGTCTTGGCGATTCACCAGACCGAAAATGTCTTTGAGAGCATGGACGACTGGAATAAGCGTCACCACACCCAGAGCGGACTCGTGGAACGTTGCCGTAAGTCGACTCTCAGCATGGCCGACGCCGACAAGATGACCCTCGACTTTATCAAGCCCTTCACCACCGAACGCGGGAACGTGCTCTGCGGAAATTCCATTACGCAGGACAGGCGTTTTCTGTACAAGTACATGCCGCGGATTTCGGGCTGGCTCAACTACCGCAATATCGACGTAAGCTCCATCAAGGAACTGACTTTCCGCTGGTACCCCACGCTACCCGAATTCGAGAAGATGGAAAAGCACCAGGCCCTTGACGACATCCGCGAAAGCATCGCCGAACTCGAATACTACCGCAAGACGATTTTCAAGACAAGTTTATAAGTTTTTTTCAAGATGGATTTCAACAAGTACCCCCGTCACAACTACAAGCCGATTGAACGACTCCCCTACGCCGTGAGGATGCGTAACCGCATTATTGTTTTTGCAGTCTTCATGGGAATCTGCGCCCTGCTGGGCACCTGCATTTTCGGCGGTAACGAACCCGAGAAAATCGAAAACGACACGGAAATCGTAACCGAAAATACCGACGGCGACATCGAAGGTTCCCGCACAGATGCCCCCCGCACCGAGACCGGAGAACAGCAGACACAAGGGGAAATCCCGACCGGGCTATTCCCTAAAGCCGACTCCGAAGACATCGCGAACATGCAGAGCGCCATTGCCGCGTCCGTCGCGCCGACCGAGATGCCCCCCGAAGTCGAAACCATCGACAGCACGCATATCAAGGCGCAGGCCGACGTGTTCCTGGCCGAAAAGATCGACAACCTGTTGCGCCGTTTCCGCCCCGAGCACGCGATTATATTGATGGTGGACCCGAATAGCAACGAGATTATCGCCTGGGGTGAACGCCGCGACAACCACGTGCAGGAAAAACCGGACTATTTCATCAAGAACACCTTCCCCGCCGCGTCGCTTGCCAAGACGATTACGATTGCGGCCGCCATGGAAAGCAACCGCTACTCGCTCACCAGCCAGATTCCGATGATTGGCGCAAGCCACACGCTTTACCGCAACCAGCTGCGCGTAAGGGACGGATTCAAGGGACCGTTCATCGAGATGCAGGACGCCTACGCAAAATCCGCTAACCCGCCGCTCGCCCTGATAGGCATGAATGTGGGTGCAGACCGCCTGAAATCGGCAGCCAAGAAACTCGGCTACAATATGAACTTCCCCGCCGGGCTTCCCGGACGCTCCACGTACGCACCGCCCGATACCGGCTACGGACTCGCCGAGGCCAGCTGCGGTTTCACCGAAGCGACAACACTCACGCCGCTCCTGGCCGCCGCCCAAGTTCGCGCCATTCTCACGAAACAGCCTCTGGAAATTCCCTGGGCAAAGAACCTCGACGGTTACGCACCCAAGAGCCGTATCGCCCTAGATGTCGGCAAGTTCACCGAGAATACCTACTACGGGCTCCGCGAAGCGATGGTCCGCAGCGTGACCAACGGAACCGCCCGCAAGAACATATCGACCAAGCACATGGCCCGCAAGAATTTCAACGCCCTCACCATCGGCGGCAAGACTGGCTCTCTCGACGGACACGACCCCTACGGCCGCTACGAGTGGTTCATGGGTTTTGCACAGTCCAAGGAAAACCCGAGCAAGGCGGTGGTACTCGTGATTATGCAGGTGCACGACTTGCAGGGTATGCGTTCGCAGCCGGCAACACAGGTCGCCGCGAAGCTCTTTAACTACTGGGCACATCAGAATCTCCCCAAACAAGGAAAATAAAATGGAACCGACTTGGTGGAACCTCATCCCTTCTTATTTTGACGGAACGGCCTTTACGCTCGGGAGCTTCCCGGTGCGCTGGTACGGCATCATGTACATTTTCGCCTTCGTGACGGGCTACCTCACGCTGATGCACGTGAACAAGAAAGAAAAGCTGGGCTACACCAAGGACCAGTTCGACAGCCTGTTCACCTGGATTATCGCAGGCATCATTATCGGTGCGCGCCTCGGCTACGTATTCTTCTACAAGCCGGGCTACTACCTCGCGAACCCGACCGAAATCATTTTCCCGATGACCCACGATGCGCTCGGCTACCACTTTACGGGAATCTCGGGAATGAGTTACCACGGTGGCATGATCCTCGGAACGATTTTCACCTACATCGGCCTCAAACGCAACAAGATGAAGGTGTGGGAAGGGTTGAACCTTTGCTTTATGCTAGCTCCGCTCGCCTACACCTGGGGCCGCTGGGGCAACTTCATTAACGGCGAACTTTTTGGCGAAGTCACCACTAGCGGAATCGGCATGTGGTTTCCGCTCGCCCACGACAGTCCCATTACCAACCCGATTCTGCACCACCCGAGCCAGCTTTATGAGATGCTTTTTGAGGGTGTTATCTTGTTCGCAATCTTGTACAACTTAAGGCGCATTCCGCTGTTACGCGACAAGATGCCTTGCCTGTACCTGATGGGCTACGGCTTCTTCAGGTTCTTCATCGAATTTTTCCGCAGGCCCGACGCACACCTCGGCCGCGTGGACCTGTTCGGCATGAGCCGCGGACAGACGCTTTGCAGCGTCATGTTCCTGACCGGCTTAATCTGGCTGATTGTGCTGATTTACAGGCAGCGCAAGGCTAGCAACTCACTGCAAGTTCGCTGATGGCGAGCGCAGGCACCTTCACGCTAGAGAACGGATTGTAGTATTCGTTGCCGACACCAACTACATTCTGAATAATGTCGAAATAGTTTCCGGACAACGTAACACCATCGACGGGGTGTTGGATTACGCCGTTTTCGCACCAGAAGCCATGAGCTCCGATGCTGAGTTCGCCACTCACGGAGCTACAGCCCGAGCCGCCTTCGAGGCGCACCACCAAGAGACACTTGGGGAAAAGCTTTAAAAGGTCTGCCGACGAGAACTCCCCTGCCGGGACAAGCATGTTCCAGAACGCCGTAGACATCTTGGAGCCGAAGTCGCGGGCTCCGTTGCCTGTCGTGGCTCGGCCTGCCTTGGCGGCCGTTTCCAGATTATAGAGAGCTTCATTAAAGACGCCTTCCTTGATGACCTCGACGCGGCGCGTCAAGCAACCTTCGGAATCAAAGAACACCCTGTGGCAGAAGTTTTCACCCAGCGGATCACTCCAAAGAGAAAGCTTTTCGGAAGCAATCTTCTGGCCTTCTTTACCGGCAAGGCGCGAAGTTCCCTTCTGCATAGATTCCGCAATGTACGGCGATCCATACATTCCTATGAAACGTCCCGAAACTCGTTCCGAGAACACGACCGGAATCTTGCCACCTTCAATTTTCTTTGCACCGAAAAGCTCGGTGGCATAAGTGGCGGCCTTGTCGGCGATTTCACCCACGGTGAATTCACTCCAGTCGCGACCACTCTTGACAAAGTTGCCTAGTTTGCTGATTCCACCGCGCACGGCGACCGCACCCGCACCGACCGATACGGAATTATCCTTTTCGGTATAGAAAAGTCCCTTATGGTTAGCGACAATCGAAAAGTCGCGATTCAGGTCGGCCCCCAGGTACGGAATATTCTTGATGTCGGCAGAACGCGCAAACGTTTCTTTTTCGAGTTCGATGCAGAAGTCCTTGAGGTCTGCCAACGTGAGCGATTCCAGTGCCGGATTGTAATCGTGGCAATCTTCCGGAATCTTTGCAGGAGCAGGAAGTTCAATATCAACTTTTTCGGTCCACTGCGTATGGCAAACCGCATCCTTGATGGTCTGCGCAATAGCCTCTTTCGTCAAGCGTTCCGTATGGGCATAGCCCGGATGACCATCCTTAATCACGCGAATGCCAAGCCCCACAGAATCCGAGATTTCAGTATTCTGCACCTGGCCCTGAAAAACAGACAAGCCCTCGGAATGGGAGTTCGAAGCAAGCACGTCAAACTGTTCCGCCTCGCCCTTCGCGAGATCGCACATACAAGAAACAGCATCGGTAATATTCATAGTAAACAGTGGTTAGTGGTTGGTGGCTAGGATTGAGAGACGCGTTTTACTTTCGACGCGAGCATGCGCCAGTAGGCGGCGGGGCTCCCCGTTACGGATTCAAGCGATTCGGCAAGTTCGCGGGTAATTTCAACCGTTCCCGCAATCAAGCCCTCTAGAGTTTCCATCGGAACTCCGATGCGGCGGGCAAATTCCGCCTTGTCCATCTTGAGCCATTCAATACCTTCTAAAATTGCCTGTCCCGGAGTGGGAGTTCCATGCCTAGCCATTTTGCGCCTCCAGCGCAGTTTGCAGAACTTAGTTGATAGAACATAGAAAAATCAGCTTCTAAGTTCTAAGATCTAAGCTCTAAGTTCTAAAAAATTACGTCCTTCCAGCCTTCGGCACCAAAGCGAAGGTCGCGTTCCACAAATTCCCAAATCAGGAGTTTCTTGCCCTTGAGTACGCCCGCCTTGCGGGCGAGCTTTTCACGCACAAGTGTAGAAGCGCCGCCGTCGCTCACAATCGAGGACACCGGTCGGCTGATATTCCTAGCAAAATGGGCAATCCAGCCCGCGTTTACAGGCGCATCCGTCTGGTATATGCGGCTAAAGCTGTCCCCCAGAATCAAAATCTTTGACTTGCGGAAGTCGTCCTTAAAAGGAGTCTTGGTCGTATCGATTTCAAGCGCCACCGAATCGTCTACATCCAGAAGTCTCGACGCCAGAATACGTTCGTCCATCGCCTGTTGGTACACCACATGGCCCGTTACCAGCTGCGGCTTAAACACGTCAAACTTGTTGAGTCCACTCATTTCGCCAATATCGCCCATGCGATCCGCCGAGCTATCGACCGGCACATAGCGCAACGCGCCTGAACCTAGATCAATCACTCCTGCCGCATTCATCTGTAAGACCGAGCCCGCAATTACCGCCGCCGCAAGTTCGGCCCCGCGCGGAGTCCAGTGCGTATCGTCGTCCAAGTACAGCGGGCCAAAACGCCCGTCGTATTTTTTAGCGGCCAAAAGCGGCGTATACAAGTCAACCGTATTCAGCCCAAGCGAGGTCAACGAATCAAGAATCATCTTGCCGTGTCCAGGCGCCACAACGGAATCTACGATGCCGGTCAAACGTTCCGGATAAATACTCGGCTTGCCAGGAGTAATGACCACCAGGAGTTCTACACCCTTCGCCTTGAGTTGATCCCGGAACTTGAGAATCGCCTGAATCGGGTTATCAAGCTTTGCGCTGCGCACATCCAGCGGCGACGGCTGCACCAGGAATTCCACGTCCTGCCGGTAGAAAAGCCAACGGCCCGGACGCTTAGCACAATTATTCTTTTCGGGATCGCAATCGGAACCTAGCACCACCTTTTCACCGGGATCATTAAAAAGTTTCCAGACGGCGAGCTGGTACTGCGGCCTAAACTTGAGCACTAGCGCATTTTCGTCTTCGACCTTTTTTTCGAATGCTCGCAGGTAACGGCTTGTCCACACGCCATAATGCTTGACGCCACAAATCGCGCGCCAAACCGACAAATGACCAAATTCAGCCACCACAGCCTTCAGCGTTGAATCCACCATCTTGAATGATTCCGGTTCATCTTCAAGGGCAGCCACCAAGGTATCAGCCTGTTTTAACAACTTGTAGTCAGCCTCGGCCGTATCGAGTTCAGCATAGCTGTTCACCGAAAGCGCAACGGCTTCTAGATCGGAAAGTGCACTGACCACGCCTTCCAGCGACTCGCCCACATCGCCACCACCG
This genomic interval carries:
- a CDS encoding penicillin-binding transpeptidase domain-containing protein, giving the protein MDFNKYPRHNYKPIERLPYAVRMRNRIIVFAVFMGICALLGTCIFGGNEPEKIENDTEIVTENTDGDIEGSRTDAPRTETGEQQTQGEIPTGLFPKADSEDIANMQSAIAASVAPTEMPPEVETIDSTHIKAQADVFLAEKIDNLLRRFRPEHAIILMVDPNSNEIIAWGERRDNHVQEKPDYFIKNTFPAASLAKTITIAAAMESNRYSLTSQIPMIGASHTLYRNQLRVRDGFKGPFIEMQDAYAKSANPPLALIGMNVGADRLKSAAKKLGYNMNFPAGLPGRSTYAPPDTGYGLAEASCGFTEATTLTPLLAAAQVRAILTKQPLEIPWAKNLDGYAPKSRIALDVGKFTENTYYGLREAMVRSVTNGTARKNISTKHMARKNFNALTIGGKTGSLDGHDPYGRYEWFMGFAQSKENPSKAVVLVIMQVHDLQGMRSQPATQVAAKLFNYWAHQNLPKQGK
- the orn gene encoding oligoribonuclease → MARIKSAPNLVWMDLEMSGLEPERDVILEIATIITDPNLNILAEGPVLAIHQTENVFESMDDWNKRHHTQSGLVERCRKSTLSMADADKMTLDFIKPFTTERGNVLCGNSITQDRRFLYKYMPRISGWLNYRNIDVSSIKELTFRWYPTLPEFEKMEKHQALDDIRESIAELEYYRKTIFKTSL
- a CDS encoding TldD/PmbA family protein, which encodes MNITDAVSCMCDLAKGEAEQFDVLASNSHSEGLSVFQGQVQNTEISDSVGLGIRVIKDGHPGYAHTERLTKEAIAQTIKDAVCHTQWTEKVDIELPAPAKIPEDCHDYNPALESLTLADLKDFCIELEKETFARSADIKNIPYLGADLNRDFSIVANHKGLFYTEKDNSVSVGAGAVAVRGGISKLGNFVKSGRDWSEFTVGEIADKAATYATELFGAKKIEGGKIPVVFSERVSGRFIGMYGSPYIAESMQKGTSRLAGKEGQKIASEKLSLWSDPLGENFCHRVFFDSEGCLTRRVEVIKEGVFNEALYNLETAAKAGRATTGNGARDFGSKMSTAFWNMLVPAGEFSSADLLKLFPKCLLVVRLEGGSGCSSVSGELSIGAHGFWCENGVIQHPVDGVTLSGNYFDIIQNVVGVGNEYYNPFSSVKVPALAISELAVSC
- a CDS encoding XRE family transcriptional regulator codes for the protein MARHGTPTPGQAILEGIEWLKMDKAEFARRIGVPMETLEGLIAGTVEITRELAESLESVTGSPAAYWRMLASKVKRVSQS
- the lgt gene encoding prolipoprotein diacylglyceryl transferase, producing the protein MEPTWWNLIPSYFDGTAFTLGSFPVRWYGIMYIFAFVTGYLTLMHVNKKEKLGYTKDQFDSLFTWIIAGIIIGARLGYVFFYKPGYYLANPTEIIFPMTHDALGYHFTGISGMSYHGGMILGTIFTYIGLKRNKMKVWEGLNLCFMLAPLAYTWGRWGNFINGELFGEVTTSGIGMWFPLAHDSPITNPILHHPSQLYEMLFEGVILFAILYNLRRIPLLRDKMPCLYLMGYGFFRFFIEFFRRPDAHLGRVDLFGMSRGQTLCSVMFLTGLIWLIVLIYRQRKASNSLQVR
- a CDS encoding LL-diaminopimelate aminotransferase is translated as MNESIINTNYDLLPGSYLFSTIAQKIKEYQAKKPDADIIRLGIGDVTTPLIPEVIKAMHKAVDEMAVKDSFRGYGPEQGYDFVREAIVRGEYTARGIEMDPDDIFVSDGSKCDVANIQELFTENVKIAIPDPVYPVYLDSNVMAGRAGVLQSDGHFSKVTYLASTAENNFQPDLPKDPVQLIYLCSPNNPTGTVLSRETLQKFVNYANENGALILFDGAYNCYIQDETLPHSIFEIPGARTCAIEFRSFSKTAGFTGVRCAYTVIPHELSKLRAMWNRRQCTKFNGVSYVTQRAAEAIYSPVGWLQTKEVIAGYMRTAGVIRKELTAAGYTVFGGEHAPYIWWKIADGEKSFDFFDRLLATCEVVGTPGSGFGPCGEGYFRLTAFGDYERTVEALRRIREKL
- the dapF gene encoding diaminopimelate epimerase, coding for MSLNFSKWTGLGNDFVLYEPGQTPEYGAAFTDRVVKLCDRRFGIGADGVVIVTPMDNDGCLVLGDTGVGASVGPAAKSAPNGVDFEMRIFNADGSEAAMCGNATRCVAKYIRSRGLAKDDSTKVFNLHTKSGLVKPALLDDGRVCVDMGLPRNFLGSIKLTADSFDFTAETVSMGNPHAVIFVDDIEKIQLEKWGSILEVDKQFPDRCNIEFAQVIPAAGAAPTQIRMRVWERGCGVTMACGTGSCATLVAAQRTGRVGVEADFILDGGVLHIKHEEGGPVLMTGPAEEVFRGEIEA